One genomic segment of Podarcis raffonei isolate rPodRaf1 chromosome 7, rPodRaf1.pri, whole genome shotgun sequence includes these proteins:
- the SLC30A8 gene encoding proton-coupled zinc antiporter SLC30A8 — MTTMAKGAEKTSLVNERGAKRYTIDLPRNNPHKENRSGKSANVEPVSGYHCHNHSEAYEERKGEERQAKKKLYLASTICCIFLIAEVVGGHMAGSLAVMMDASHVMVDLMSFLISIFSLWLSSKPPSKRFTYGWHRAEILGAFLSIIVIWVVTGILTFLAVMRLWHPHYEIESTVMLITSACAVIANIILSFTLHPKGKEHLHHGHKAHHCRSSDSEQVLNNASIRAAFVHAIGDLFQSLSVLISALIIFFKPEYKIADPICTFVFSVLILATTFTILRDISVVLMEGSPGVLPYDEVKERILAIEKVESVHSLHLWCLTMNQILLSAHIVTVDAADKQQILNKITEVLFDTHHFYAVTLQIEAKADQKPGCVFCQDPRD, encoded by the exons ATGACAACTATGGCAAAGGGTGCCGAGAAAACTTCCCTTGTGAATGAAAGAGGTGCTAAGAGGTACACCATAGATCTTCCCAG GAATAATCCACACAAAGAGAACCGCAGTGGGAAATCAGCAAATGTTGAGCCGGTTTCAGGGTATCACTGCCATAACCACTCAGAAGCCTAtgaggagagaaagggagaggagaggcaagCCAAGAAGAAGCTTTACCTGGCATCGACAATCTGCTGCATCTTCTTGATAGCGGAAGTCGTAG GTGGACACATGGCAGGTAGTCTTGCTGTGATGATGGATGCATCCCATGTAATGGTGGACCTGATGAGCTTTCTGATCAGCATCTTTTCTCTGTGGCTGTCATCTAAACCCCCCAGTAAGAGATTCACCTATGGATGGCACAGAGCAG AAATCCTTGGAGCTTTCCTGTCAATTATCGTCATCTGGGTGGTGACTGGCATATTGACGTTTTTAGCCGTCATGAGGCTGTGGCACCCACATTATGAAATCGAAAGTACAGTCATGCTCATTACGTCTGCCTGCGCAGTAATAGCCAACATAAT ATTAAGCTTCACCCTGCACCCAAAGgggaaggagcatcttcaccacGGCCACAAAGCCCATCACTGCAGATCTTCGGATTCAGAGCAAGTGTTAAACAATGCCAGTATAAGAGCCGCTTTTGTCCACGCCATCggagatctgttccagagccttAGTGTGCTAATCAGTGCGCTTATAATCTTCTTTAAG CCAGAATACAAAATAGCCGACCCTATCTGCACATTTGTATTTTCTGTACTTATTCTGGCAACAACCTTCACTATTTTACGGGACATTTCAGTTGTGCTGATGGAAG GGTCCCCTGGGGTACTTCCCTATGATGAGGTGAAAGAGAGAATTCTAGCAATAGAAAAAGTGGAGTCTGTTCACAGCCTTCATCTTTGGTGTCTGACAATGAATCAGATACTCCTATCAGCTCACATCGTCACAG TGGACGCTGCAGACAAACAACAGATTTTGAATAAAATTACTGAAGTTCTATTTGACACTCACCATTTCTACGCGGTCACCCTTCAAATTGAAGCCAAAGCAGACCAGAAACCAGGCTGTGTTTTCTGTCAAGATCCAAGAGACTGA